A genome region from Leptodactylus fuscus isolate aLepFus1 chromosome 6, aLepFus1.hap2, whole genome shotgun sequence includes the following:
- the LOC142208995 gene encoding chymotrypsin-like elastase family member 2A, whose protein sequence is MMIPLVVAVLLVAGASGCGVPTYKPSVSRVVNGEEVVPHSWPWQVSLQYIYTDGYWYHTCGGSLIAPNWVLTAGHCISSSLTYRVMLGKHNFREAESGQKTIRVIKLINHSRWNPNRLSAGFDISLLKLETAVEFSDTIQPACLPPAGTILPHNFACYVTGWGNLQTNGPAPDRLQQGRLLVVDHATCSQSDWWGRNVQTNMICAGGDGIISSCYGDSGGPLNCLNDQGTWEVHGVVSFGSSLGCNYYKKPSVFTRVSDFNSWISTTIASN, encoded by the exons ATGATGATTCCCTTGGTAGTAGCAGTGCTCCTGGTGGCCGGGG CATCCGGCTGCGGAGTCCCCACTTACAAGCCCTCAGTATCACGGGTGGTGAATGGTGAGGAGGTCGTACCCCACAGCTGGCCCTGGCAG GTGTCTCTCCAGTACATCTATACTGATGGATACTGGTATCATACGTGCGGAGGAAGCCTCATCGCACCCAACTGGGTCCTGACCGCCGGTCACTGCATCAG TTCTTCCCTCACCTATCGCGTCATGTTGGGCAAGCACAACTTCCGGGAGGCTGAGTCCGGTCAGAAGACCATCAGAGTTATCAAACTGATCAACCATTCAAGATGGAACCCCAACAGACTTTCTGCAGG ATTTGACATCTCTCTTCTGAAGCTGGAAACTGCGGTAGAATTTAGCGACACTATCCAGCCCGCATGCCTGCCCCCTGCTGGTACTATCCTCCCACATAACTTTGCCTGCTATGTCACAggatggggcaacctgcaaa CGAATGGCCCGGCTCCTGACAGGCTGCAGCAAGGTCGTCTGCTGGTGGTGGACCACGCCACCTGCTCTCAGTCCGACTGGTGGGGTAGAAACGTTCAGACAAACATGATTTGTGCCGGTGGAGATGGCATCATCTCAAGCTGCTAT GGAGATTCTGGAGGACCCTTGAACTGCTTGAATGATCAAGGAACCTGGGAAGTCCATGGTGTGGTCAGTTTTGGTTCCTCCCTTGGATGTAACTACTACAAGAAGCCTTCCGTCTTCACACGTGTCTCCGACTTCAACAGCTGGATCAGTACA ACCATTGCATCCAACTAA